From Rickettsiales bacterium, the proteins below share one genomic window:
- a CDS encoding SDR family oxidoreductase, whose protein sequence is MANYLIISGSSDIAKASIKILQNKNPSNKFFVTARKKEDLESLKQEFNCEGEILDASDFQATENVFSKAIENFGNIDGVCNFAGSVILKPAHLTSFEEYSNTINSSLTTAFSVVRSAGKYMKSGGSVVLIASAVALHGLANHEAIASAKGGVVSLAKSAAATYASQNLRFNVVAPGLTETKLTKKITSNEASLKFSTAMHGLGRIGKAEDIANAVCYFLSEEANWSTAQVLAVDGGLSSIQPKIKI, encoded by the coding sequence ATGGCAAATTATCTTATAATTTCAGGAAGTAGCGATATTGCAAAAGCAAGTATAAAAATTTTGCAAAATAAAAATCCTTCTAATAAATTTTTTGTAACCGCTAGAAAAAAAGAGGATTTAGAAAGCTTAAAGCAAGAATTTAATTGTGAAGGGGAAATTTTAGATGCTTCAGATTTTCAAGCTACAGAAAATGTATTTTCTAAGGCGATAGAAAATTTTGGAAATATAGATGGCGTTTGCAATTTTGCTGGCTCAGTTATCTTAAAACCGGCACATCTCACAAGTTTTGAGGAATATTCAAACACAATCAATTCAAGCCTTACAACAGCTTTTTCAGTAGTCAGAAGTGCTGGAAAATATATGAAATCTGGTGGTTCTGTAGTTCTAATAGCTTCAGCAGTAGCACTTCACGGGCTTGCTAATCACGAAGCAATTGCTTCTGCTAAGGGCGGGGTTGTATCTCTTGCGAAATCTGCTGCGGCAACTTATGCATCACAAAATTTGCGTTTTAATGTTGTGGCACCGGGTTTAACTGAAACAAAGCTCACCAAAAAAATTACTAGCAATGAAGCAAGCCTTAAATTTTCAACTGCAATGCATGGACTTGGCAGAATTGGAAAAGCAGAAGATATCGCAAATGCTGTTTGTTATTTTCTTTCCGAGGAAGCAAACTGGTCAACCGCTCAAGTTTTAGCAGTTGATGGTGGACTTTCTTCAATTCAACCTAAGATTAAAATATGA
- a CDS encoding FTR1 family protein codes for MLQTAIVIFREFIEAFLIIAIMADYLVKTERRYLLKSVAIGIASATAISLIFADIIDGIGKTELAEGVLSMIAGALVLSLTFYVIKTAKFYRKNVENVIEKAEAKQGVMKFIAVGLFAFIMVAREGFEIVLLLISISYETEKSTMYVGSAIGGISALILCYLWLKYSYLINLSKFLRATSFFLFFFAIHLFIYGFHELTEAYVLPIDNDYWHIATEDFADPESLFSKIMFSGIAIIPFAFLAFYYLRDKFFHKISN; via the coding sequence ATGCTCCAAACCGCAATCGTAATATTTAGAGAATTTATAGAAGCCTTTCTTATCATAGCAATAATGGCTGATTATCTAGTAAAAACTGAAAGAAGATATTTACTAAAATCAGTTGCGATTGGTATAGCTTCAGCCACTGCGATTAGCTTAATTTTTGCGGATATAATTGATGGTATCGGCAAAACCGAGCTTGCAGAAGGTGTGCTTTCAATGATTGCAGGGGCGTTGGTGCTTTCCTTAACATTTTATGTGATAAAAACTGCAAAATTTTATCGCAAAAATGTTGAAAACGTCATTGAAAAAGCTGAGGCAAAACAAGGTGTTATGAAGTTTATTGCCGTTGGCCTATTCGCCTTTATTATGGTTGCAAGAGAGGGTTTTGAAATTGTGCTTCTGCTAATTTCAATTTCCTACGAAACGGAAAAATCTACAATGTATGTAGGCTCTGCAATAGGCGGAATTTCAGCTTTAATATTATGTTATTTATGGCTGAAATACAGCTATTTGATAAATTTATCAAAATTTTTGCGAGCGACTTCTTTCTTCCTATTTTTCTTTGCAATACATTTATTTATCTATGGTTTTCACGAACTCACAGAGGCTTATGTTCTGCCGATAGATAATGATTATTGGCACATCGCAACTGAAGATTTTGCTGATCCTGAAAGCTTATTTTCAAAAATAATGTTCTCAGGAATTGCAATAATTCCATTCGCATTTCTTGCATTTTATTATTTAAGAGATAAATTTTTTCATAAAATTTCAAATTAG
- a CDS encoding DUF2256 domain-containing protein, whose amino-acid sequence MAHKNLNLPEKICITCKKPFSWRKKWQKTWNEVKFCSEKCRRNK is encoded by the coding sequence ATGGCTCACAAAAATTTAAATTTACCAGAAAAAATTTGCATTACCTGTAAAAAGCCTTTTTCTTGGCGGAAAAAATGGCAAAAAACTTGGAATGAAGTAAAATTCTGCTCTGAAAAATGCAGAAGAAATAAGTGA